In one window of Candidatus Dormiibacterota bacterium DNA:
- a CDS encoding DHA2 family efflux MFS transporter permease subunit yields the protein MTVMLGMIMAIIDATIVNVALDNISGTLGASVDDAAWIVTGYILASVITMPLNGWLTAYFGRKTFYAASIAVFTISSFLCGTATSIWQLVFYRVLQGFGGGTLQPTAQAILFETFPPAKRGNAMAIFGLGAMVGPALGPLLGGWIVDNATWPLIFFINIPIGITAFLMTMAFIPSPHYIARPKGGIDWFGLGLMTAGLASLQYVLERGQHDDWWSSSTITLLAVVSAVTLSAFIFKTLRDEHPLVDLRAFRFKNFTLGNVLTVILGFGLFGTSLIMPLFFQASLGMTAYDTGVVLLPGAIATAISMLVVGRLYNRVDSRILITFGTLMFALSCWMLGGLNQYSGYWDVYWPRVIQGFGLGFIFVPLTTLMLASIPKPELSSATGVSLLLRQVGGSFGIAILTTLLARQTAVAWSALAGGVTQTHGQSVGTLTELVAQSSVVIAYDYLFRLCAIIFVISIPLIFFMSPPRSSSSEGMPAVALD from the coding sequence ATTACGGTCATGCTCGGAATGATCATGGCGATCATCGACGCTACGATCGTGAACGTTGCGCTAGATAACATCTCGGGCACGCTCGGCGCTTCGGTTGACGATGCCGCGTGGATCGTCACCGGCTACATCCTCGCCAGCGTTATCACCATGCCGCTCAACGGTTGGCTCACCGCGTATTTCGGCCGCAAGACATTCTATGCGGCCTCGATTGCGGTATTCACCATATCCTCGTTCCTGTGCGGAACCGCGACCAGCATTTGGCAACTCGTCTTCTACCGCGTGCTGCAAGGTTTCGGCGGCGGCACGCTGCAGCCGACCGCGCAGGCGATCCTCTTCGAAACGTTTCCACCCGCGAAGCGCGGAAACGCGATGGCGATCTTCGGTTTGGGCGCGATGGTCGGGCCGGCCCTGGGCCCATTGCTCGGCGGTTGGATCGTCGATAACGCTACGTGGCCGTTGATCTTCTTCATCAACATTCCGATCGGCATCACCGCGTTTCTGATGACGATGGCCTTTATCCCGAGCCCGCATTACATCGCGCGCCCCAAGGGCGGCATCGACTGGTTCGGCTTGGGCCTGATGACCGCGGGCTTGGCATCCTTGCAGTACGTGCTCGAACGCGGCCAGCACGACGATTGGTGGAGCTCTTCGACGATCACCCTGCTGGCGGTCGTTTCCGCGGTGACCTTGAGCGCGTTTATATTCAAGACGCTACGCGACGAGCATCCGCTGGTCGACCTGCGTGCATTTCGCTTCAAAAACTTTACGCTGGGCAACGTGCTGACGGTGATTCTCGGATTCGGGCTCTTCGGAACGAGCCTCATCATGCCGCTATTCTTTCAAGCCTCGTTGGGCATGACCGCATACGATACCGGCGTCGTGCTGCTGCCCGGAGCGATCGCAACCGCGATCTCGATGCTGGTCGTCGGACGGCTCTACAACCGGGTGGACTCACGCATCCTCATCACCTTCGGGACGCTGATGTTCGCGCTATCGTGCTGGATGCTCGGTGGGCTCAACCAGTACTCCGGCTACTGGGACGTGTACTGGCCGCGCGTCATCCAAGGTTTTGGGCTCGGGTTCATTTTCGTTCCGCTGACGACCCTGATGCTCGCGTCGATCCCCAAACCCGAACTCTCGAGCGCGACCGGCGTTTCGTTGTTGCTGCGACAGGTGGGCGGAAGCTTCGGGATCGCCATCCTCACCACGCTGCTGGCCCGCCAAACGGCGGTTGCGTGGAGCGCGCTGGCCGGCGGCGTTACGCAGACGCATGGGCAAAGCGTCGGGACGCTCACGGAGCTCGTCGCCCAATCGTCGGTCGTGATCGCCTACGATTATCTCTTCCGCCTCTGCGCGATCATCTTCGTCATCAGCATCCCACTGATTTTCTTCATGTCGCCGCCACGCTCGAGCTCGAGCGAAGGCATGCCGGCGGTGGCGCTCGACTGA
- the tsaD gene encoding tRNA (adenosine(37)-N6)-threonylcarbamoyltransferase complex transferase subunit TsaD, whose translation MLLLGIETSCDDTATALVRDGRDVLASVSTNQDAFHAKYGGIVPEIASRQHVALLSAAVEDALDRAQMPMHALDGIAVTYGPGLIGSLVVGVASAKALAFALEKPLFAVNHLHGHIFAAFLDRPETPPYPFLALLVSGGHSQLVEVHSATNMHVIGRTRDDAAGEAYDKTARLLGLGYPGGPAIDRLAQRGNPSAFAFPRHRPDKGTLDLSFSGLKTSVRYFLESQAGRDAQAANPQAFASDVAASFQAAVVDVLLARVNAAFERRDYRAIVLSGGVASNSALQAAIRTWSERRGVQAFIPPARYCTDNAAMIAAAAFYQRAIALADPLTLGADPNLPFELAQPAESIP comes from the coding sequence ATGCTCCTGCTCGGTATCGAGACCTCGTGCGACGACACCGCGACCGCGCTCGTTCGCGATGGTCGCGACGTGCTAGCGAGCGTCTCGACCAACCAGGATGCCTTCCATGCCAAGTACGGCGGTATCGTCCCCGAAATCGCCAGCCGACAACACGTTGCGTTGCTCTCCGCTGCGGTCGAAGACGCCCTCGACCGCGCGCAGATGCCGATGCATGCGCTCGACGGCATCGCCGTTACCTACGGCCCCGGCCTTATCGGCAGCCTCGTTGTCGGTGTCGCGTCGGCGAAAGCGCTCGCCTTCGCGCTCGAGAAACCGCTCTTCGCCGTCAATCATCTCCACGGACACATCTTCGCGGCCTTTCTCGATCGCCCGGAGACACCACCGTATCCGTTTCTCGCCCTCCTGGTCTCCGGCGGACACTCGCAATTGGTCGAGGTGCACTCTGCCACGAACATGCACGTCATCGGCCGCACTCGCGACGACGCTGCAGGCGAAGCCTACGACAAGACGGCGCGGTTACTTGGGCTCGGCTACCCCGGGGGCCCCGCCATCGATCGGCTCGCGCAACGCGGCAACCCGAGCGCTTTCGCCTTCCCGCGTCACCGTCCCGATAAAGGCACGCTCGATCTCTCGTTCTCAGGCCTGAAAACATCGGTCCGTTACTTTTTGGAATCGCAAGCGGGGCGCGACGCGCAAGCCGCCAACCCACAGGCATTCGCGAGCGACGTCGCCGCATCGTTCCAAGCCGCGGTCGTCGACGTGTTGCTCGCGCGCGTCAACGCCGCATTCGAACGCAGGGACTACCGCGCGATCGTCCTCTCCGGCGGCGTCGCCTCCAATTCCGCGCTACAAGCCGCAATTCGCACGTGGAGCGAACGTCGAGGCGTGCAAGCGTTCATTCCGCCCGCGCGCTACTGCACCGATAATGCCGCCATGATCGCCGCCGCCGCATTCTATCAGCGCGCTATCGCCCTTGCCGACCCGCTGACCCTGGGTGCCGATCCCAACCTCCCGTTCGAACTCGCGCAGCCGGCCGAATCGATACCGTGA
- a CDS encoding dodecin family protein, with product MSKHRCCCKREDSADKGGRNCGQHEGSSHEGHEHEHEPGNGTVHIEAESTESWDAAATETLRKASESIQGITGIEVDRLSARVEGGKIVGYRVRSRVLFHVE from the coding sequence ATGTCCAAACATCGTTGTTGCTGCAAGCGCGAGGATAGCGCGGACAAGGGTGGCCGCAACTGCGGCCAACACGAAGGGTCTTCGCACGAGGGCCACGAGCACGAACACGAGCCGGGCAACGGCACCGTCCACATCGAGGCGGAGTCTACGGAGAGTTGGGACGCGGCGGCTACCGAAACGCTTCGCAAGGCCTCGGAGAGTATCCAAGGTATCACAGGTATTGAGGTCGATCGACTCTCCGCTCGCGTAGAAGGCGGTAAAATCGTCGGCTACCGCGTTCGTTCACGGGTACTATTTCACGTCGAATAG
- a CDS encoding (2Fe-2S)-binding protein, whose amino-acid sequence MSRLVVNGKPHSVDVDPEMPLVLVLRERLGLTGTKVGCAHGACGACTVLIAGEARHACMLTLADVGEREVTTIEGLGTTQHPHPLQRAFIEEQATQCGYCVGGLVLAAKALLDVNPHPSAAEIRTALEHNLCRCGSHVRVVRAVQRTAQRGA is encoded by the coding sequence ATGAGCCGGCTTGTTGTGAATGGGAAACCACATAGCGTCGACGTGGATCCCGAGATGCCGCTGGTATTGGTGCTTCGCGAACGCCTCGGCCTGACCGGCACGAAAGTGGGCTGCGCGCATGGTGCGTGTGGGGCTTGCACGGTCCTGATCGCCGGGGAAGCACGGCACGCTTGCATGCTTACGCTCGCCGACGTTGGCGAACGCGAAGTAACGACGATCGAGGGCTTGGGCACAACGCAGCACCCGCATCCGCTGCAGCGAGCCTTCATCGAAGAACAAGCCACGCAGTGCGGCTACTGCGTGGGCGGCCTCGTTCTCGCTGCCAAGGCGCTGCTCGACGTAAACCCCCATCCCAGCGCGGCGGAGATTCGAACCGCGCTCGAACACAACTTGTGCCGCTGCGGATCGCACGTCCGCGTGGTACGCGCGGTGCAGCGCACCGCCCAGCGCGGCGCATGA
- a CDS encoding molybdopterin cofactor-binding domain-containing protein, whose amino-acid sequence MTAQFFGTLPKRLSDWLSIEPDGTITAFVGKVELGTGVQTALAQIVADELDVSFASVRIVQGRTGITPDQGFTAGSQTLQTGAPPLRSAAAQAREALLDAAAEKLGVPRAAVRTDDGAIVDTAGRSLSYALLAAGNRLLDRPFDAHVPRLETRRAVGRSVARVDLPSKVFGTFTFLQDFRVEGMWHARVIRPPAVGAHLLSVDTSSIAAIPGARVVRETDFLAVAASEAWDAMRAARALKAQWEDVGLLPPFDALYRSLRDGPSTEQVLAGGDPFDTASHARVARAVYEWPFQSHASLGPSAAVADVRADGTKIWAATQSVYALRGSIAALLAVPEDSVYVEYVEGAGCYGHNGTDDAAADAALISRAIGHPVRVQWSVEDELGWDPKGPAMLVELAGTVDGDGHIDSWSSEVWTPGHTSRGGPGQPNFIAVQLLGHELPKSHSGGGDRNALHLYDIASQRVVMHWKPDAALRQSALRSLGSAQNTFANESFVDELAHLVRADPLAFRLQHLKDPRARAVLEAVARIAGWQGALDLRGVAFHRYGNSGAYVAAIAECSVDSQMGIHFDRCFIAHDCGEIVNPNGLRNQIEGNVIHAASRALLEEVAFDERGVTSNVWDRYPILRFPDIPEIAIELIDRPNEPSLGAGEPATPVIAPAIANAIYALTGQRIRRVPLRAIATDR is encoded by the coding sequence ATGACCGCGCAATTTTTCGGGACGCTTCCCAAGCGGCTCTCCGATTGGCTTTCGATCGAACCGGACGGGACGATTACCGCATTCGTCGGGAAGGTCGAGCTTGGAACCGGCGTGCAAACCGCGCTCGCCCAAATCGTCGCCGACGAACTCGACGTTTCATTCGCATCCGTGCGCATCGTCCAAGGCCGCACCGGCATCACGCCGGATCAAGGCTTCACGGCCGGTAGTCAAACTCTCCAAACCGGCGCGCCGCCGCTGCGGAGCGCCGCCGCGCAGGCTCGCGAAGCGCTCCTGGACGCAGCCGCCGAGAAGCTGGGCGTCCCGCGCGCCGCTGTACGCACGGACGACGGAGCCATCGTCGATACTGCGGGCAGATCGCTCTCGTACGCGCTGCTTGCCGCCGGTAATCGGCTTCTCGATCGCCCTTTTGACGCGCACGTCCCCCGCTTGGAAACGCGGCGCGCCGTAGGCCGGTCCGTCGCTCGCGTCGACCTTCCGTCAAAAGTTTTCGGCACGTTCACCTTCCTACAAGATTTCCGCGTCGAAGGTATGTGGCACGCGCGCGTAATTCGCCCACCGGCAGTGGGCGCGCACCTCCTCTCCGTTGACACGTCATCGATCGCTGCGATTCCCGGCGCTCGCGTCGTACGAGAAACCGATTTCCTCGCGGTCGCCGCGTCGGAGGCTTGGGACGCAATGCGTGCCGCACGCGCGCTAAAAGCCCAATGGGAAGACGTAGGCCTTCTCCCGCCCTTCGACGCGCTCTATCGCTCGCTTCGCGATGGTCCGTCCACCGAGCAAGTGCTCGCCGGCGGCGATCCATTCGATACCGCATCGCACGCTCGCGTCGCGCGCGCGGTATACGAATGGCCGTTCCAATCGCACGCGTCGCTGGGTCCCTCAGCCGCAGTCGCCGACGTGCGAGCGGATGGAACGAAGATCTGGGCCGCAACGCAAAGCGTTTACGCACTGCGAGGATCGATCGCAGCACTGCTCGCCGTTCCGGAGGATTCCGTCTACGTTGAATACGTGGAGGGAGCCGGTTGCTACGGGCACAACGGCACCGACGACGCTGCCGCAGATGCCGCCCTCATCTCGCGCGCGATCGGCCACCCCGTCCGCGTGCAGTGGAGTGTGGAAGACGAGTTGGGATGGGATCCCAAAGGCCCCGCGATGCTCGTGGAGCTCGCGGGCACCGTCGATGGGGACGGCCACATCGATTCCTGGTCGAGTGAGGTTTGGACGCCGGGGCACACTTCGCGCGGAGGGCCCGGCCAGCCGAATTTTATTGCGGTACAACTGCTGGGGCACGAACTCCCGAAGAGTCACTCCGGTGGCGGCGATCGCAACGCGCTCCACCTCTATGACATCGCATCGCAGCGTGTGGTCATGCACTGGAAACCGGACGCAGCACTCCGCCAATCGGCTCTACGCTCGCTCGGATCCGCTCAGAACACGTTCGCCAACGAATCGTTCGTCGACGAGCTCGCGCACCTCGTGCGAGCCGACCCGCTCGCATTCCGCCTGCAACATTTGAAAGACCCGCGCGCGCGCGCCGTCCTGGAAGCCGTCGCTCGCATCGCCGGCTGGCAGGGTGCGCTCGATCTGCGCGGCGTCGCGTTTCATCGCTACGGCAACAGCGGCGCCTACGTCGCCGCGATCGCCGAATGTTCGGTCGACTCACAAATGGGGATTCATTTCGATCGTTGCTTTATCGCGCACGACTGCGGCGAAATCGTCAATCCGAACGGCCTGCGCAATCAGATCGAAGGCAACGTCATCCACGCTGCATCGCGCGCCCTGCTCGAAGAGGTCGCATTTGACGAGCGCGGCGTTACGAGCAACGTCTGGGATCGCTATCCGATTCTTCGTTTCCCAGACATCCCGGAGATCGCGATCGAACTGATCGACCGCCCGAACGAGCCTTCCCTCGGCGCAGGCGAACCAGCCACCCCCGTTATCGCGCCCGCGATAGCGAACGCAATATACGCCCTGACCGGCCAACGCATTCGGAGAGTTCCGCTTCGCGCGATCGCTACGGACCGATGA
- a CDS encoding phosphoribosyltransferase, with protein sequence MLVPYGDRSAAGKALASALVAYRDRPDVVVLGLPRGGVPVAYEVAIALHVPLDVFAVRKIGVPGHEELAMGAVSADGTSVSFPTIVAAYAIEPKQFEAILHREHLEAQRRELAYRDSRVRPPLQDKTVILVDDGLATGSTMYAAVAALREHHPRQIVVAVPVGATETCDMLRVHVDQIVCLASPEPFHAVGLYYQNFGQTSDDEVRALLADAYAREPHQWTSP encoded by the coding sequence ATGTTAGTTCCATACGGCGATCGATCCGCGGCCGGAAAGGCGCTCGCTAGCGCGCTTGTCGCTTATCGCGACAGACCCGATGTCGTCGTATTGGGGCTGCCGCGCGGCGGCGTTCCGGTGGCTTACGAAGTTGCGATTGCATTGCACGTCCCGTTAGACGTTTTCGCCGTTCGGAAAATCGGCGTCCCCGGGCACGAAGAGCTAGCGATGGGGGCCGTATCGGCCGACGGCACCTCGGTATCGTTTCCGACGATCGTCGCTGCGTACGCTATCGAACCCAAGCAGTTCGAGGCGATTTTACATCGCGAGCACCTCGAAGCACAGCGGCGCGAGTTGGCTTACCGCGACAGTCGCGTTCGGCCGCCCCTCCAAGACAAAACGGTTATTCTCGTCGACGACGGCCTCGCGACCGGTTCCACCATGTATGCGGCGGTCGCAGCGTTGCGCGAACATCACCCGCGCCAGATCGTGGTCGCCGTGCCCGTCGGCGCTACGGAAACCTGCGATATGCTGCGCGTACACGTCGACCAGATCGTCTGCCTGGCATCGCCGGAGCCATTTCACGCGGTCGGCCTCTACTACCAAAACTTCGGGCAAACCTCGGATGACGAAGTCCGCGCGTTGCTTGCCGACGCATATGCACGGGAGCCACATCAATGGACATCACCCTAG
- a CDS encoding class I SAM-dependent methyltransferase: MNPTERFTERAGDYAAARPSYPDAAIDALFEGIAEPSQCTVVDLGAGTGISSRLLAARGAQVIAIEPNAAMATQGACAANLRLHAATAERTGLAGASADLVTAFQAFHWFDRSASIAEMLRLLRPGGRAAIVYNERDERDPFTAAYGAIVRRYATEETERLRANARGAFERDRAWGSIRITDAEHAHRLDRAGLHARARSTSYLPHENASARALHADLDTLFDRYANGAVVFMRMLATVSIATPPS, from the coding sequence GTGAATCCAACCGAACGCTTTACCGAACGCGCGGGCGACTATGCCGCGGCTCGTCCATCCTATCCGGACGCGGCGATCGACGCGCTGTTTGAGGGCATCGCCGAGCCGTCCCAATGCACCGTCGTCGATCTCGGCGCCGGCACCGGTATTTCGTCTCGCTTGCTTGCGGCGCGCGGAGCGCAGGTGATCGCGATAGAACCCAACGCCGCCATGGCGACGCAAGGCGCATGTGCCGCAAATCTTCGCCTGCACGCCGCCACCGCCGAACGCACCGGCCTCGCGGGCGCCAGCGCAGACCTAGTCACCGCATTCCAAGCCTTTCATTGGTTCGATCGCAGCGCCTCGATCGCCGAGATGCTCCGCCTGCTGCGCCCCGGCGGCCGCGCCGCAATCGTATACAACGAACGCGACGAACGCGATCCGTTCACCGCTGCCTACGGCGCAATCGTGCGCCGGTATGCAACCGAAGAGACCGAACGGCTCCGCGCGAACGCCCGCGGCGCATTCGAGCGAGACCGCGCATGGGGTTCGATCCGCATCACCGACGCGGAACACGCGCACCGCCTCGACCGCGCGGGTTTGCACGCCCGTGCGCGCAGCACGTCGTATCTCCCCCACGAAAATGCTAGCGCGCGGGCGTTACACGCCGACCTCGATACGCTGTTCGATCGCTATGCGAACGGCGCCGTAGTATTCATGCGCATGCTTGCGACCGTCAGCATCGCTACGCCGCCTTCCTAA
- a CDS encoding erythromycin esterase family protein, whose amino-acid sequence MDITLGTPLSNDAHDYDDLIALARDAEVVLIGEATHGTHEFYRMRAEMTQRLISELDFNAVCIEGDWPDAYRVNRFVRGANDDAEAVESLGGFGRFPTWMWRNAEVLDFVSWLREYNDARVGPAKAGFYGLDLYSMYASIDAIITYLDKIDPVAAARARQRYACLTPYEEDAQTYAVAVFRGLGRSCTDDVLAQLREIQRAASQYAKRDGRIAEDEYFYAEQNAWVVANAEHYYGAMLSDDVSLWNLRDRHMIETLERLKAHMQRTGKPFKAVVWAHNSHVGDARATSMRERGETNIGALARERFGKHALLVGQTTYVGTVTAADDWHGQAHRKTVLPAREDSYEGWFHEHQPPSFYLALRRLQGATTMLPTGLRERAIGVIYRPQTELASHYFRADLAKQFDALFHVERTRAVEPLERSAVWIGGELPETYPSRL is encoded by the coding sequence ATGGACATCACCCTAGGAACCCCGCTCAGCAACGACGCGCACGATTACGACGATCTGATCGCGCTCGCGCGCGACGCGGAAGTCGTGTTGATCGGCGAAGCGACCCACGGCACGCACGAATTCTATCGCATGCGCGCGGAGATGACGCAGCGTCTCATTTCGGAGCTCGATTTTAACGCCGTCTGCATCGAGGGCGACTGGCCGGATGCGTACCGCGTCAATCGATTCGTTCGCGGCGCCAACGACGATGCGGAGGCGGTCGAATCTCTCGGCGGCTTCGGGCGCTTTCCAACCTGGATGTGGCGCAACGCCGAGGTCCTCGATTTCGTCAGTTGGCTGCGCGAATACAATGACGCACGGGTGGGGCCGGCCAAAGCCGGATTCTACGGCCTCGATCTCTACAGCATGTATGCGTCGATCGATGCGATTATTACGTATCTCGATAAGATCGATCCGGTTGCGGCCGCGCGCGCGCGCCAGCGCTACGCCTGTTTAACTCCTTATGAAGAAGACGCTCAGACGTACGCGGTTGCAGTATTTCGCGGCCTAGGCCGCTCCTGCACCGACGACGTCCTTGCGCAGCTACGCGAGATCCAGCGAGCCGCCTCCCAATACGCCAAACGCGACGGCAGAATTGCCGAAGACGAGTACTTTTACGCCGAACAAAACGCCTGGGTCGTCGCCAATGCGGAGCATTATTACGGCGCGATGTTAAGCGATGACGTTTCCCTCTGGAACCTGCGGGATCGTCACATGATCGAAACGCTGGAACGTCTTAAGGCCCATATGCAACGAACCGGCAAGCCTTTTAAAGCGGTGGTGTGGGCACACAATTCGCACGTCGGGGACGCCCGCGCGACCTCGATGCGAGAACGCGGGGAGACGAATATCGGAGCTCTGGCACGCGAGCGATTTGGGAAACACGCGCTCCTGGTCGGGCAGACCACCTACGTCGGTACCGTGACCGCAGCGGACGATTGGCACGGGCAGGCGCATCGCAAAACGGTGCTTCCGGCGCGTGAGGACAGCTACGAGGGCTGGTTTCACGAACATCAGCCGCCGTCATTCTACTTGGCGCTTCGGCGGTTACAAGGCGCGACGACGATGCTGCCTACCGGTTTACGCGAGCGTGCCATCGGCGTGATCTATCGGCCGCAAACCGAACTTGCAAGCCACTATTTTCGAGCCGATCTTGCCAAACAATTCGACGCCCTATTCCACGTCGAACGTACCCGCGCCGTGGAGCCGCTCGAACGCTCCGCAGTATGGATCGGCGGCGAACTGCCCGAGACGTACCCGAGCCGGCTCTGA